The Polyangia bacterium genome includes the window GCCCGCCGTGGTATCTGCCCGCGCTGGCAGCGAGCGTTCGCGATGTCTTGAAGGGCGCCGCCATCCGCGACGTGGTTGGCACCGCCACGCTTGACGATCTGCCGGCGACGGGCGATTTGCCGACGCTGGCGATGCCCATCTTGCTGCTGTGGGGCCAGTCCGAACGCTTGCTTCCCGCCAGCGCGCTGGCCTACTTTCGAATGCACCTGCCCCCGCACGCCGTCATCGAGGAGCCCGCGGGCTTCGGGCATTGTCCGCACTTTGACGATCCGGCGCGGCTGGCCGCGCGCCTGCTGGCGTTCGCGCGAACAATCACGGCGGGCGTCGCCGCCGCTTGAGCGCGACGCACCGGTGATGTTCGCCTGGTTGAAGCGCCGGCGCCGGGACGCGGTCCGGCGCCAGCCGTTTCCCGTCGAATGGCGCCGGTTCATCGACAAGAACGTGCCTTTCGTCGCACGCTTGCCTCCTGACGATCGCCAGGAACTCGGCGGGCATATCCTGGTCTTTCTGGCCGAGAAACACTTCGAAGGGTGTGGCGGACTGGAGCTCACCGACGAGGTGCGGGTGACGATCGCCGCTCAGGCCTGCATCCTGCTGCTTCATCGCGACACGGACGACTATCCCAATCTGGTGTCCATTCTCGTCTATCCCACGACATACGTGGTGCGCGGAGGCCGGCGCACCGCCGACGGGTTGATCGCCGAGGGACCGGAGGCCCGGCTGGGGGAATCATGGGCGCGAGACGTGGTGGTGCTGGCCTGGGACAGCGTGCTTTCGGGCGCCGCCGACATCCACGACGGTCACAACGTCGTCCTGCACGAGTTCGCGCACCAGCTGGACCAGGAGAGCCGCGCTGACACCGGTGTCCCCGTTCTTCCCCGACGGTCAATGTATCTGGCCTGGGCGCGGGTGCTGGGCCACGACTTCGATCAACTGGTGCACGACGTTGCGCACCATCACCGCACCCTCATCGATCGCTACGGCGCCACCAATCCCGCCGAATTCTTCGCCGTCGTGACCGAGACGTTCTTCGAAAAACCACGCCCGCTGCGCGCCAAGCACCCGGAGCTGTACGGTCTGCTCAAGGAATTCTACCGACAGGATCCCGCCGAGCTTGCGCCCAAGGCGTGAGAACATTCCCCGCATGACATGCGAGGAGCGCCCGTGAAGCGAAGGCTGGTGCTTTTGTTGGTCGTCGTGGCCGCGGTGGGCATCTACGTTGGGTACCGCGTTCGACGCGCCGCCGCGCCGTTCGAGTGGAGCGGCACCGTCGAGGCGCACATGATCGAAGTCGGTTCGCGGGTGGGCGGCCGGGTGCAGGAGGTCAGCGTGCGCGAGGGCGACGCGGTCAAGGCCGGGCAGACCCTGGTGACGTTGGAAAAGGGCGACCTCCCCGCGCAACGGACCATCGCGCTTGGGCAGCTGGAGCAAGCGCAAGGGGCGCTGGAAAAAGTCGCCAGCCGGACCCTTCCCACCGCCCGCCGCGCCGAGATCGCCGAGGCCCAGGCCCGGCTGCAGGTAGAGCAGGCGCAGCAAGAGAAGGCCAAGCTTGACGACGATCGAAGCCGCCAGCTCTACAAGCAAGGGGCGGTCACGCGCGTCGACGCGGACAATGCCACTTTGGCCCTGAAATCGGCGAACGCTCAGGCCTCGGCGTTGCGATCGCAGCTGGACACCCTGCTGCACGGAACCCCCGAGGACGTGCGCTCCGGCCGTGGTTTGGTGGATGCGGCGCAGGGACGGCTGCAGCAGATCGACGTCATGCTCGACGAGCTGGTCATCCGCGCCCCGCGCGCGTCGCGCGTCGAATCGCTGGACCTGCGCCCGGGCGACATCCTGGCGCCCAACGCGCCGGCCGCCAAGCTGCTCGAACCAGCCGAGCTTTACGTTCGCATCTACGTCCCCGAAACCGAGATCGGCCACGTGCACCCGGGGCTGGAGGTCCCGATCACCGTCGATTCGTTTCCAGGCAAAGCATTTCGGGGCCGGGTCGAATCAGTGGCCAGCGAAGGCGAATTCACGCCGCGCAACCTTCAGACCGCCGACGAACGCGCTGACCAGGTGTTCGCCTGCCGGGTGCGCATCGAGGAAGGAGCGGACGTGTTGCGCGCCG containing:
- a CDS encoding M90 family metallopeptidase; translated protein: MFAWLKRRRRDAVRRQPFPVEWRRFIDKNVPFVARLPPDDRQELGGHILVFLAEKHFEGCGGLELTDEVRVTIAAQACILLLHRDTDDYPNLVSILVYPTTYVVRGGRRTADGLIAEGPEARLGESWARDVVVLAWDSVLSGAADIHDGHNVVLHEFAHQLDQESRADTGVPVLPRRSMYLAWARVLGHDFDQLVHDVAHHHRTLIDRYGATNPAEFFAVVTETFFEKPRPLRAKHPELYGLLKEFYRQDPAELAPKA
- a CDS encoding HlyD family efflux transporter periplasmic adaptor subunit, which encodes MKRRLVLLLVVVAAVGIYVGYRVRRAAAPFEWSGTVEAHMIEVGSRVGGRVQEVSVREGDAVKAGQTLVTLEKGDLPAQRTIALGQLEQAQGALEKVASRTLPTARRAEIAEAQARLQVEQAQQEKAKLDDDRSRQLYKQGAVTRVDADNATLALKSANAQASALRSQLDTLLHGTPEDVRSGRGLVDAAQGRLQQIDVMLDELVIRAPRASRVESLDLRPGDILAPNAPAAKLLEPAELYVRIYVPETEIGHVHPGLEVPITVDSFPGKAFRGRVESVASEGEFTPRNLQTADERADQVFACRVRIEEGADVLRAGMAATVRVPR